A genomic window from Triticum urartu cultivar G1812 chromosome 7, Tu2.1, whole genome shotgun sequence includes:
- the LOC125518827 gene encoding two-component response regulator ORR22-like: MLLDAMMMEARKGMMERERERDQFPVGMRVLAVDDDPVCLKVLEVLLRRCQYHVTTTNQAATALRLLRENKDMFDLVISDVHMPDMDGFKLLELVGLEMDLPVIMLSVNGETKSVLKGITHGACDYLLKPVRIEELRNVWQHVVRRKFSNREPNSNLDLCKEISKPPSADSYHRLGQATCDSHRSCDQSNRAGKKRKEPHSEEEDEGEDNDDAAGSKRPRVVWSVELHRKFVAAVNQLGIDKAVPKRILELMNVEKLTRENVASHLQKYRLYLRRLSAVASQQASIAAAFGGRDPFLHMGAFEGLHSYHQPFAPSAALPSFNPHGLLSSAGAAAFGLQDLASPKANQCSSSNGAVSHCAGDTDKFHIVSLQDNQQADLSQGLTSSSLGQPQLQQKWIHQETNDLCSVFSGGALANTMSGTLQRVTSSSLPPEDLLECTTHIKVGAHPSIGIPTASSGLLERSVGVSADFRDSCISQRCALPISDGFSVDKLPLHIPFDRVGATKLDASFVAGEHEMDQKGIFSERMGVSVCPSESLIVASNAKCRASSSGSTILPLPHDTERHSKYLEFGAASNSRHRMDGMRQDHRLNNDGFSYDGGAIVPEQTDMYDLGVPKLQGGFNSSSCNFDGLLNSIIKVENDEVPFNENDLGCELFPLGACI, encoded by the exons ATGCTCTTGGACGCCATGATGATGGAGGCCAGGAAGGGGATGATGGAGAGGGAAAGGGAGAGGGACCAGTTCCCCGTCGGCATGCGGGTCCTcgccgtcgacgacgaccccGTCTGCCTCAAGGTTCTCGAGGTCCTCCTACGCCGCTGCCAGTACCATG TAACAACCACCAACCAGGCTGCCACTGCACTGAGGCTGTTAAGGGAGAACAAGGACATGTTTGACCTGGTCATCAGCGACGTCCACATGCCCGACATGGACGGCTTCAAGCTCCTCGAGCTCGTGGGGCTCGAAATGGACCTCCCTGTCATCA TGTTATCGGTGAACGGGGAGACGAAATCCGTGCTCAAGGGGATAACCCATGGCGCCTGCGATTACCTCCTGAAGCCGGTCCGGATCGAAGAGCTCAGGAACGTGTGGCAGCACGTCGTCAGGAGGAAGTTCAGCAACCGCGAGCCGAACAGTAACCTTGATCTCTGCAAGGAGATCAGCAAGCCGCCGAGCGCCGACTCGTACCACCGGCTCGGCCAGGCGACGTGTGACAGCCACAGGTCGTGTGACCAGAGCAACAGGGccggcaagaagaggaaggagccGCAcagcgaggaggaagacgaaggCGAGGACAACGACGACGCCGCGGGGTCGAAGAGGCCGAGGGTGGTGTGGTCAGTGGAGCTGCACCGGAAGTTCGTCGCCGCCGTCAACCAGCTCGGGATCGACA AGGCTGTGCCCAAAAGAATACTCGAGCTTATGAACGTGGAGAAGCTCACCAGGGAAAATGTTGCGAGCCATCTGCAG AAGTACAGGCTATACCTCAGACGGCTAAGTGCCGTGGCATCACAGCAAGCCAGCATTGCTGCTGCTTTTGGAGGCAGAGACCCCTTCTTGCACATGGGAGCATTTGAAGGACTTCATAGTTATCATCAACCCTTTGCCCCTTCTGCTGCTCTTCCATCTTTCAATCCACATGGACTGCTGAGTAGTGCTGGTGCAGCAGCATTTGGGCTTCAGGACCTTGCTTCTCCCAAGGCAAACCAGTGTTCTAGCAGCAACGGCGCAGTAAGTCATTGCGCCGGCGATACCGATAAGTTCCACATTGTGAGCTTACAAGACAACCAACAGGCAGATTTATCGCAAGGCTTGACCTCATCGTCGCTTGGGCAGCCTCAGCTCCAGCAGAAGTGGATCCATCAAGAAACCAATGACCTGTGCTCTGTCTTTTCCGGGGGTGCTCTGGCTAACACTATGTCTGGCACACTCCAAAGAGTTACAAGCAGTTCATTGCCACCAGAAGATCTTTTGGAATGCACTACACACATCAAAGTTGGAGCCCATCCATCAATAGGAATACCAACTGCAAGTTCAGGGCTGCTTGAAAGGTCTGTCGGAGTTTCCGCCGATTTCCGGGATTCTTGTATATCTCAGCGGTGTGCTCTTCCAATCAGTGATGGGTTTTCTGTTGACAAGTTACCGTTGCACATCCCGTTCGATCGAGTTGGCGCGACAAAACTTGACGCTAGCTTTGTGGCTGGAGAACATGAGATGGACCAAAAGGGGATATTTTCGGAAAGAATGGGTGTTAGTGTTTGTCCTTCTGAGAGCCTTATAGTAGCCAGCAATGCCAAATGTAGAGCTAGTTCCTCTGGCAGTACAATTCTGCCCCTTCCTCATGATACCGAAAGACATTCAAAATACCTCGAGTTTGGGGCTGCAAGCAACTCCAGACATAGAATGGATGGAATGAGACAAGACCATAGACTGAACAATGATGGTTTTAGCTATGATGGTGGTGCCATTGTTCCTGAGCAGACCGATATGTATGATTTGGGAGTTCCAAAGCTGCAGGGTGGGTTCAATTCCAGCAGCTGCAACTTTGATGGTCTTCTCAATTCTATAATAAAAGTG GAGAACGACGAAGTGCCATTCAATGAAAATGACCTCGGGTGTGAACTTTTCCCACTTGGTGCGTGCATATGA